One stretch of Pseudomonas azotoformans DNA includes these proteins:
- the fahA gene encoding fumarylacetoacetase codes for MTQPTLTRSWVASANGHTDFPLQNLPLGVFSINGSAPRAGVAIGDSILDLHAAIDAFSGEARRAVEATAGGQLNALFELGCGPRVALRERLLELLAEGSHLQTREAQVLHSAADCQMHVPARINDYTDFYVGIEHAQNVGKLFRPDNPLLPNYKYVPIGYHGRASTIRASGTDVRRPKGQTLPAGQTEPTFGPCARLDYELELGIWIGQGNAMGDSIAIGDAADHIAGFCLLNDWSARDIQAWEYQPLGPFLSKSFITTISPWVVTAEALEPFRTAQPARPEGDPQPLSYLLDKRDQAAGALDIELEVLLTTAAMREQKLPAFRLALSNSLHMYWTVAQLVAHHSVNGCQLQAGDLFGSGTLSGPQAGQFGSLLEMTEGGKKAVELPSGEVRKFLEDGDEIILRARCSREGFASIGFGECRGTVVAAR; via the coding sequence ATGACTCAGCCCACACTTACCCGCAGCTGGGTGGCCTCCGCCAACGGTCACACCGATTTCCCCCTGCAAAACCTGCCGCTGGGGGTGTTCAGCATCAATGGCTCGGCGCCACGCGCCGGCGTGGCGATTGGTGACTCGATCCTGGATCTGCATGCGGCCATCGACGCGTTCAGTGGTGAAGCCCGCCGCGCCGTCGAGGCCACCGCCGGTGGCCAACTGAACGCCTTGTTTGAACTGGGCTGTGGCCCGCGTGTGGCCCTGCGCGAGCGTTTGCTGGAGCTGCTGGCCGAAGGCAGCCACCTGCAAACCCGCGAGGCGCAGGTACTGCACAGCGCCGCCGATTGCCAGATGCACGTACCGGCACGGATCAACGACTACACCGACTTCTATGTCGGCATCGAACACGCGCAGAACGTCGGCAAACTGTTCCGTCCCGACAACCCGCTGCTGCCCAACTACAAATACGTGCCGATTGGTTACCACGGCCGCGCCTCGACCATTCGTGCCTCAGGCACCGACGTGCGCCGCCCCAAGGGTCAGACCCTGCCGGCCGGCCAGACCGAGCCGACCTTCGGCCCGTGCGCACGCCTGGACTACGAGTTGGAACTGGGTATCTGGATCGGCCAGGGCAATGCGATGGGCGATTCAATCGCCATCGGCGACGCGGCGGACCACATCGCCGGTTTCTGTCTGCTCAATGACTGGTCGGCGCGGGATATCCAGGCCTGGGAATACCAGCCGTTGGGGCCGTTCCTGTCGAAAAGCTTCATCACCACGATCTCCCCGTGGGTGGTCACGGCCGAGGCGCTTGAGCCGTTCCGCACAGCACAACCGGCACGCCCCGAAGGCGACCCGCAACCGCTGTCGTACCTGCTGGATAAACGTGACCAGGCGGCGGGCGCCCTGGATATCGAATTGGAAGTGCTGCTGACCACCGCCGCCATGCGCGAACAGAAGCTGCCGGCGTTTCGCCTGGCCCTGAGCAACAGCCTGCACATGTACTGGACCGTCGCGCAGTTGGTGGCGCACCACAGCGTCAACGGCTGCCAGTTGCAGGCCGGTGACCTGTTTGGTTCGGGCACCTTGTCCGGGCCGCAGGCGGGCCAGTTCGGCAGCCTGTTGGAAATGACTGAAGGTGGCAAAAAGGCGGTCGAGTTGCCGTCTGGCGAGGTGCGCAAGTTCCTCGAGGATGGCGACGAGATCATCCTGCGCGCCCGCTGCAGCCGCGAAGGTTTTGCCTCCATCGGCTTCGGTGAATGCCGTGGCACCGTGGTCGCAGCGCGCTAG
- the maiA gene encoding maleylacetoacetate isomerase: protein MELYTYYRSTSSYRVRIALALKGLDFTAVPVNLLVPAGGANRQPEYLAINPQGRVPALRTDEGELLIQSPAIIEYLEERYPQAPLLSSDLATRAHERAVASIISCDIHPLHNSSTQNLLRQWGHDEAQLLEWIGHWISQGLGAVEQLIGDTGFCFGEQPGLADTFLIPQLYAAERFKVPLAAYPRIGRVAALAAQHPAFVKAHPANQPDTP from the coding sequence ATGGAACTCTATACCTACTACCGTTCCACTTCGTCGTACCGGGTGCGCATTGCCCTGGCGCTCAAGGGCCTGGATTTCACTGCCGTGCCGGTCAACCTGCTGGTGCCGGCGGGCGGTGCCAATCGCCAGCCGGAGTACCTGGCAATCAACCCGCAGGGCCGTGTGCCGGCATTGCGCACCGATGAGGGCGAGCTGTTGATTCAATCGCCGGCGATCATCGAATACCTGGAAGAACGTTATCCACAGGCACCGCTGCTCTCCAGCGACCTGGCGACCCGGGCCCATGAACGTGCAGTTGCCTCGATCATCAGCTGCGATATCCACCCGCTGCACAACTCCAGTACCCAGAACCTGCTGCGCCAGTGGGGGCATGACGAGGCGCAACTGCTGGAATGGATCGGCCATTGGATCAGCCAGGGGTTGGGTGCGGTGGAGCAGTTGATCGGCGACACAGGGTTTTGCTTCGGCGAGCAGCCGGGGCTGGCCGATACGTTCCTGATTCCCCAGCTGTATGCGGCGGAGCGCTTCAAGGTGCCATTGGCGGCGTACCCGCGCATTGGTCGGGTGGCGGCGTTGGCGGCGCAGCATCCCGCGTTTGTGAAAGCACACCCCGCCAATCAACCTGACACGCCTTAG
- a CDS encoding MFS transporter, with product MHNQIASFRAALDARPVSRYQWLILLLLALLLVTDGYDAQVLGYVVPALAQDWGLEKAAFGPVFSANLLGLTLGSLLVTPLADRFGVRRILLGCVLIYATLTVLMVFANSLTTLMAARFICGIGMGGAMPSAMALMSDYSPPRLRTLMVTLAACGFSFGGAAGGFVAAGFIEGFGWQAVFLAGGVTPLLLFPFLVWLLPESLPRLLRDAPPYARLQSVTLRMLPGWQPPLATEAENQQEQGSKLTVVELFRNGYARPTLLIWATFFVSLILLYFMISWLPSLLLESGLALKEANLVTSMFLFAGTLGAIGMAWFADRLKNKVRLLSGVLAAAAVCTILLGANHDNPRYLVACVFAAGFCIIGGQLTLNAFASNFYPAHVRATGTGWALGVGRFGSILGPLFGSMLLAMHIPVEQIFFFCAIPAVVAALLIIQVRSPGSQVSKRPQPGDVLKAPCRSELAREER from the coding sequence ATGCACAATCAGATTGCCAGCTTTCGCGCGGCACTCGACGCCCGTCCGGTGTCGCGCTATCAGTGGTTGATTCTCCTGTTACTGGCGCTGCTGCTGGTGACCGATGGCTACGACGCCCAGGTCCTGGGTTATGTGGTGCCGGCACTGGCGCAGGATTGGGGGTTGGAGAAGGCTGCCTTCGGTCCGGTGTTCAGCGCCAACCTGCTCGGGCTGACCTTGGGCTCGTTGCTGGTCACGCCGCTGGCGGATCGTTTCGGTGTGCGCCGTATCCTGCTCGGCTGCGTGCTGATCTACGCCACCCTCACCGTGCTGATGGTGTTCGCCAACTCGCTGACCACGTTGATGGCCGCCCGGTTTATCTGTGGCATCGGCATGGGCGGCGCCATGCCGAGTGCGATGGCGTTGATGTCGGACTATTCTCCGCCGCGCCTGCGCACGCTGATGGTGACCCTGGCGGCCTGTGGTTTCTCGTTCGGCGGGGCGGCGGGCGGATTCGTGGCGGCGGGGTTTATCGAAGGTTTTGGCTGGCAGGCGGTGTTCCTCGCCGGTGGCGTGACGCCGCTGCTGCTGTTTCCGTTTCTGGTGTGGCTGTTGCCGGAATCATTGCCGCGTTTGCTGCGTGATGCACCGCCGTATGCGCGGCTGCAGAGCGTGACGTTGCGGATGTTGCCGGGCTGGCAACCGCCGCTGGCCACTGAGGCAGAGAACCAACAGGAGCAGGGCAGCAAACTGACGGTGGTGGAGTTGTTTCGCAACGGCTACGCGCGCCCGACGCTGCTGATCTGGGCGACTTTTTTTGTCAGCCTGATCCTGCTGTATTTCATGATCAGCTGGTTGCCGTCGCTGCTGCTGGAAAGTGGGCTGGCATTGAAAGAAGCCAACCTGGTGACTTCGATGTTCCTGTTCGCCGGGACCTTGGGCGCTATCGGCATGGCCTGGTTCGCCGACCGGTTGAAAAACAAAGTGCGTCTGTTGTCGGGCGTGCTGGCGGCTGCGGCGGTGTGCACCATCCTGCTCGGTGCGAACCATGACAATCCGCGTTACCTGGTGGCCTGTGTATTTGCGGCCGGGTTTTGCATCATCGGTGGGCAATTGACCCTCAATGCCTTTGCCAGCAATTTCTACCCGGCACATGTGCGCGCCACGGGGACGGGCTGGGCGTTGGGGGTGGGGCGGTTTGGTTCAATCCTGGGGCCGTTGTTTGGCAGCATGTTGTTGGCGATGCATATCCCGGTGGAGCAGATTTTCTTCTTTTGCGCGATCCCGGCGGTGGTGGCGGCGTTGTTGATCATTCAGGTGCGTTCGCCTGGGTCGCAAGTATCGAAGCGTCCGCAGCCTGGCGACGTTCTCAAAGCACCCTGTAGGAGCGAGCTTGCTCGCGAAGAACGTTAA
- a CDS encoding SirB1 family protein: MNPRKAFFACLERSPPALFEAALWIAAEHDPAVQPSVVLQELTLLHQQVSIGMPMLPADELGQPLLRRLNDLGFAQDEFTPLRPAAALLDKVLQRKRGQPLAMGLIAMELARRMDIPMVGVNFPGHFLLRVPGADHLLDPCGGRRLYPNDCRDLLQRQYGPNLKLQADHLHTADPRSILQRLSRNLRQLHLSNDAPLEALVDAERVLELGNASAADYLARASLYQRLDCPNAERFDLEHALMLSEDPIQRLRLTERLGHLPTNSVVH; the protein is encoded by the coding sequence ATGAACCCCCGCAAAGCCTTTTTCGCCTGCCTGGAACGCTCCCCGCCCGCGCTGTTTGAAGCGGCGCTGTGGATTGCTGCCGAGCATGACCCGGCGGTGCAGCCGTCAGTGGTCCTGCAAGAACTGACGCTGCTGCACCAACAGGTGAGCATCGGCATGCCCATGCTGCCGGCGGATGAACTCGGTCAACCGCTGCTGCGGCGCCTGAATGACCTGGGGTTTGCCCAGGATGAATTCACCCCGCTGCGCCCCGCGGCTGCCTTGCTGGACAAGGTGTTGCAACGCAAGCGCGGACAACCGCTGGCGATGGGGCTGATCGCCATGGAACTGGCGCGACGGATGGATATCCCCATGGTCGGCGTGAACTTCCCCGGGCATTTCCTGCTGCGCGTACCCGGTGCCGATCACCTGTTGGACCCGTGCGGCGGCCGGCGCCTGTATCCCAATGATTGCCGCGACCTGCTGCAACGCCAGTACGGCCCCAACCTCAAGCTGCAGGCCGACCACCTGCACACCGCCGACCCGCGTTCGATCCTGCAGCGGCTGTCACGTAACCTGCGGCAATTGCACTTGTCCAACGACGCTCCGCTCGAGGCCCTGGTCGACGCCGAACGTGTGCTGGAACTGGGCAATGCCAGCGCCGCCGATTATTTGGCGCGGGCCAGCCTGTACCAGCGCCTGGACTGCCCCAACGCCGAGCGTTTCGACCTGGAACACGCGCTGATGCTCAGCGAAGACCCGATCCAGCGCCTGCGCCTGACCGAACGCCTGGGGCATTTGCCGACCAATTCAGTGGTGCATTGA
- a CDS encoding Leu/Phe/Val dehydrogenase produces the protein MFALMHSTRLESLHLSVDPVTGLKAVIAIHNSRLGPALGGCRFLSYPDDESAVADAARLAQGMSYKAALAGLPVGGGTAVILRPAHVESRAALFEAFGRCIEQLDGRYITAIDSGTSVADMDCIAQHTRYVTSTTAAGDPSPHAAMGVFAGIRTTAMARLGSDNLEGLRVAIQGLGNVGFALAEQLHAAGAELLVSDIDHGKVQLAMEQLGAHPIANDALLSTPCDILAPCGLGAVFNRQSVGQLRCAAVAGSASAQLTHLDNADQLEARGILYAPDYVINSGGLIYVALKHSGAELPSITAHLSNIGTRLTEIFAHAQAEKRSPARVADELAERLLYQ, from the coding sequence ATGTTTGCTCTCATGCACAGCACCCGCCTTGAATCGCTGCACTTGAGCGTCGACCCGGTCACCGGGCTGAAGGCGGTCATTGCCATCCATAACAGCCGCCTGGGGCCCGCCCTCGGTGGCTGTCGCTTCCTCTCCTATCCCGACGACGAAAGTGCCGTGGCGGATGCCGCGCGCCTGGCCCAGGGCATGAGCTACAAGGCTGCCCTGGCCGGTTTGCCGGTGGGCGGTGGCACCGCCGTGATCCTGCGTCCCGCCCATGTGGAAAGTCGTGCCGCCTTGTTTGAAGCCTTCGGCCGTTGCATCGAACAGCTCGACGGACGCTACATCACCGCCATCGACAGCGGCACTTCGGTGGCCGACATGGACTGCATCGCCCAGCACACCCGCTACGTCACCAGCACCACCGCTGCGGGCGACCCTTCGCCGCACGCCGCCATGGGCGTGTTCGCCGGCATCCGCACCACCGCCATGGCGCGCCTGGGCAGTGACAACCTCGAAGGCTTGCGTGTCGCCATCCAGGGCCTGGGCAACGTCGGCTTCGCCCTGGCCGAACAGCTGCATGCGGCCGGCGCCGAACTGCTGGTGAGCGACATCGACCACGGCAAGGTGCAACTGGCCATGGAGCAACTGGGCGCACACCCCATCGCCAATGACGCCTTGCTCAGCACGCCGTGCGACATCCTCGCCCCCTGCGGCCTTGGCGCCGTGTTCAACCGCCAGAGCGTCGGCCAACTGCGCTGCGCCGCCGTGGCCGGTTCTGCCAGTGCCCAACTGACCCACCTGGACAACGCCGATCAACTGGAAGCGCGCGGTATCCTTTACGCACCGGACTACGTGATCAACTCGGGAGGGCTGATCTACGTGGCCCTCAAACACAGCGGTGCCGAGTTGCCGTCCATCACCGCGCACCTGTCCAACATCGGCACGCGCCTTACCGAAATCTTCGCCCACGCCCAGGCCGAAAAACGCTCACCCGCCCGGGTGGCCGACGAACTCGCCGAGCGCCTGCTTTACCAATAG
- a CDS encoding YebG family protein, with product MAVEVVYRSSRDLERLFMDKAEADRHDKMLELAELLAEVLQKAVPSLSEQQVEEAGIYMAKNRDVFAKAFKSQPDALSELLNAAAE from the coding sequence ATGGCCGTCGAAGTGGTATACCGCAGCAGCCGAGATCTGGAGCGTTTGTTCATGGATAAAGCCGAAGCTGACCGTCATGACAAGATGCTTGAACTCGCTGAGTTGCTCGCAGAAGTGTTGCAAAAAGCCGTGCCGTCCCTGAGCGAGCAGCAGGTGGAAGAAGCCGGGATCTACATGGCGAAGAACCGCGATGTGTTTGCCAAGGCGTTCAAGAGCCAGCCGGACGCATTGTCCGAGTTGCTGAACGCAGCGGCGGAATAA
- a CDS encoding phosphate-starvation-inducible protein PsiE → MKINWAERLRQQVHGLAESLGNLFVESFHYLALFAIGAVTAWAAVMEFLGMLENGHIKIDDILLLFIYLELGAMVGIYFKTNHMPVRFLIYVAITALTRLLISNVSHHNPPDVGIIYLCGGILLLAFSILVVRYASSAFPSVKVEGPRRKGEASLETEKGEL, encoded by the coding sequence GTGAAAATCAACTGGGCCGAAAGGCTGCGCCAGCAAGTACACGGGCTGGCCGAGTCCCTGGGTAACCTGTTCGTCGAGTCGTTCCACTACCTGGCGCTGTTCGCCATTGGTGCGGTGACGGCCTGGGCGGCGGTGATGGAGTTTCTGGGGATGCTGGAGAACGGGCATATCAAGATCGATGACATCTTGCTGCTGTTCATCTACTTGGAATTGGGCGCGATGGTGGGGATTTACTTCAAGACCAACCACATGCCGGTACGCTTCCTGATCTACGTGGCGATCACCGCGCTGACGCGTCTGCTGATCTCCAACGTGTCCCACCACAACCCGCCGGATGTCGGCATCATCTACTTGTGCGGCGGGATTCTGCTGCTGGCGTTCTCGATCCTGGTGGTGCGCTACGCCTCGTCGGCGTTCCCCTCTGTGAAGGTCGAAGGCCCGCGTCGCAAGGGCGAGGCGAGCCTGGAAACCGAGAAGGGCGAGCTTTAA
- a CDS encoding DUF3509 domain-containing protein has protein sequence MDNPFQIITDTFTPEYRVNLSIQRLDGSIMLTLSNEQGVVAKRMISAEQRNDPKRLKRLVQSIQFGIAIEQGHSALDILTVMTDGDHKVLQRPPTRTLPFSVGL, from the coding sequence ATGGACAATCCTTTTCAGATCATCACCGACACCTTCACGCCAGAATACCGTGTCAACCTGAGCATCCAACGGTTGGACGGCAGCATCATGCTGACCCTCTCCAACGAACAAGGCGTGGTCGCCAAACGCATGATCAGCGCCGAACAACGCAACGATCCAAAGCGACTCAAGCGCCTGGTGCAAAGCATCCAGTTCGGCATCGCCATCGAGCAGGGCCACAGCGCCTTGGACATCCTCACGGTGATGACGGATGGCGACCACAAAGTGCTCCAGCGGCCGCCTACCCGCACCCTGCCCTTCAGCGTCGGGCTTTAA
- a CDS encoding serine/threonine transporter encodes MTDVRTPAVENPAVEATVTTGWTQHYTTWMLGLYGTAIGAGTLFLPINAGVGGFWPLIVLALLAFPMTFFAHRGLTRFVLSGKSGDITEVVEEHFGVGAGKLITLLYFFAIFPILLVYSVALTNTLGSFMEHQLHMTPPPRAILSLVLILGLMAIVRCGQGVIVKAMSVLVYPFVAALLLLAVSLIPNWNGAFFASANEGMPLPLFFKTLWLAIPVMVFSFNHSPIISAFAVDQKRVYGAQAERKSSGILATAHGMMVLTVMFFCFSCVLALSPADLAAAKAQNISILSYLANHFQTPVIAYAAPLIALVAITKSFLGHYIGASEGFQGMIVKSLRGRNRSMSAKWLERCTALLMVLTCWAVATFNPSILGMIETMGGPIIACLLFLMPMYAIRRVPALRQYSGQLSNLFVVVIGLIALSAIVFSVLP; translated from the coding sequence ATGACCGATGTACGTACACCTGCCGTAGAAAACCCTGCTGTAGAAGCAACCGTGACCACCGGCTGGACCCAACATTACACCACCTGGATGCTCGGCCTCTACGGCACCGCCATCGGCGCGGGCACCCTGTTCCTGCCGATCAATGCCGGCGTCGGCGGCTTCTGGCCACTGATCGTGCTGGCACTGCTGGCCTTCCCGATGACCTTCTTCGCCCACCGTGGGTTGACGCGCTTTGTGTTGTCAGGCAAATCCGGCGATATCACCGAGGTGGTCGAAGAACACTTCGGCGTCGGCGCGGGCAAGCTGATCACCCTGCTGTATTTCTTCGCCATCTTCCCGATCCTGCTGGTGTACAGCGTGGCGCTGACCAATACCCTCGGCAGCTTCATGGAACACCAACTGCACATGACCCCGCCGCCCCGGGCGATCCTGTCGCTGGTGCTGATCCTCGGCCTCATGGCCATCGTGCGTTGCGGCCAGGGCGTGATCGTCAAGGCGATGAGCGTGCTGGTGTACCCGTTCGTTGCCGCCTTGTTGTTGCTGGCCGTGAGCCTGATCCCCAACTGGAACGGTGCGTTCTTCGCTTCCGCCAACGAGGGCATGCCCCTGCCGCTGTTCTTCAAGACCCTGTGGCTGGCGATCCCGGTGATGGTGTTTTCGTTCAACCATTCACCGATCATCTCCGCCTTCGCCGTCGACCAGAAACGCGTGTATGGCGCGCAGGCCGAGCGTAAAAGCAGCGGCATCCTGGCCACCGCCCACGGCATGATGGTCCTGACCGTGATGTTCTTCTGTTTCAGTTGCGTACTGGCACTGTCGCCGGCCGACCTGGCAGCGGCCAAGGCGCAGAACATCTCGATCCTGTCGTACCTGGCCAACCACTTCCAGACCCCGGTGATCGCCTACGCCGCGCCGCTGATCGCGCTGGTGGCCATCACCAAGTCCTTCCTCGGCCATTACATCGGCGCCAGCGAAGGCTTCCAGGGCATGATCGTCAAATCCCTGCGCGGGCGTAACCGTTCGATGTCGGCCAAATGGCTGGAACGCTGCACCGCGCTGCTCATGGTACTCACCTGCTGGGCCGTAGCCACCTTCAACCCGAGCATCCTGGGCATGATCGAGACCATGGGCGGGCCGATCATCGCGTGCCTTCTGTTCCTGATGCCGATGTATGCAATCCGCCGCGTGCCAGCTCTGCGCCAGTATTCGGGCCAGCTGTCGAACCTGTTTGTGGTGGTGATCGGCTTGATTGCGCTGTCAGCGATCGTTTTCTCGGTACTGCCCTGA
- a CDS encoding L-serine ammonia-lyase codes for MAISVFDLFKVGIGPSSSHTVGPMRAAATFAQALIDQQLLNHTHRVEVRLYGSLSATGVGHATDRACVMGLMGEWPDTVDPTSINARIQQLRESGRLMLAGQQEIAFNWHTDLLLLDESLPYHPNAMSLHAYGENGLLSEQTYYSVGGGFIIEAAEAASGIAPTSDVQLPYDFSSAVELLALCNKHGLRVSELMMANERAWRSDADIRSGLLHIWSVMRECVEQGLRDEGILPGGLDVPRRAAKLHRSLLEIGKPNVITSTLSAMEWVNLFALAVNEENAAGGRMVTAPTNGAAGIIPAVLHYYMKFNADASDDDVVNFFLAAAAVGILCKKNASISGAEVGCQGEVGSACAMAAAGLADVLGATPEQLENAAEIGLEHNLGLTCDPVGGLVQVPCIERNAIAAVKAINATQMALRGDGKHFISLDRVIRTMRDTGADMHDKYKETSRGGLAVSWVEC; via the coding sequence ATGGCTATCAGTGTTTTTGATCTATTCAAGGTGGGCATCGGCCCTTCCAGCTCCCATACCGTCGGCCCCATGCGCGCGGCGGCGACCTTTGCCCAGGCCCTGATCGACCAACAACTGCTGAACCACACTCACCGTGTGGAGGTGCGCTTGTATGGCTCGCTGTCCGCCACCGGCGTCGGCCATGCCACCGATCGCGCCTGCGTAATGGGCTTGATGGGCGAGTGGCCGGACACTGTCGATCCCACCTCGATCAATGCCCGTATCCAGCAACTGCGCGAATCCGGCCGCCTAATGCTCGCGGGCCAACAGGAGATTGCCTTCAACTGGCACACCGACCTCCTGCTGTTGGACGAGAGCCTGCCCTACCACCCCAACGCCATGTCCCTGCACGCCTACGGCGAAAACGGCCTGCTCAGTGAGCAAACCTACTACTCGGTGGGCGGTGGTTTCATTATCGAAGCGGCGGAAGCAGCCTCGGGCATTGCGCCGACCAGCGATGTGCAATTGCCCTACGACTTCTCCAGCGCCGTCGAGCTGCTGGCCTTGTGCAACAAGCACGGCCTGCGGGTTTCCGAACTGATGATGGCCAACGAACGCGCATGGCGCAGCGATGCAGATATCCGCAGCGGCCTGCTGCATATCTGGTCGGTGATGCGCGAATGCGTGGAGCAAGGCCTGCGCGATGAAGGCATCCTGCCGGGTGGCCTGGACGTGCCGCGTCGCGCCGCGAAACTGCACCGCAGCCTGTTGGAAATCGGCAAGCCGAATGTCATCACCTCCACCTTGTCGGCGATGGAATGGGTCAACCTGTTCGCCCTCGCCGTCAACGAAGAAAACGCCGCCGGCGGGCGCATGGTCACCGCGCCGACCAACGGCGCCGCCGGAATCATCCCGGCCGTGCTGCATTACTACATGAAGTTCAATGCCGACGCGTCCGACGACGATGTGGTCAATTTCTTCCTGGCTGCCGCCGCCGTCGGCATCCTGTGCAAGAAAAACGCCTCCATCTCCGGCGCCGAAGTCGGCTGCCAGGGCGAAGTCGGCTCGGCCTGCGCCATGGCCGCCGCCGGCTTGGCGGACGTGCTCGGTGCAACCCCCGAGCAGCTGGAAAACGCCGCCGAGATCGGCCTGGAACATAACCTGGGCCTTACCTGCGACCCTGTCGGCGGCCTGGTGCAAGTGCCGTGCATCGAGCGCAACGCCATCGCCGCCGTCAAGGCGATCAACGCCACGCAAATGGCCCTGCGCGGTGACGGCAAGCACTTCATTTCCCTCGACCGGGTGATCCGCACCATGCGCGATACCGGCGCCGATATGCATGACAAATACAAAGAAACTTCACGGGGTGGCCTGGCGGTCAGCTGGGTGGAGTGCTGA
- a CDS encoding LysR substrate-binding domain-containing protein, protein MTRPLHGQTYVWLHVFSCAARHLSFTRCAEELHITPGAVSQQIRQLEERLGFRLFHRRARGVELSAEGQRLAATVGEAYGSIDAELQRLDAGMISGTLRLRSIPSFLGKWLTPRLPRLQQRFPDIQLRMVAEDSSIALHEGDFDLAIDLNDGSYPGLLSTALLDEQIFPVCAPSLLRGRPPLHGPADLVHFPLLHDITAWRGSYEYAEWEFYLNAIGYHDADVRRGHTFNRNHLTIEAAIAGMGVAIARRTLLNDELERGTLIVPFGLAVPNHKRYVLLYAPGALSHPGVRAVHDWLVEEAEIFRGLHPLGEGQL, encoded by the coding sequence ATGACTCGGCCCCTTCATGGCCAGACGTATGTCTGGCTGCACGTTTTTTCCTGTGCGGCACGGCATTTGTCGTTCACCCGCTGCGCCGAAGAACTGCACATCACGCCGGGCGCAGTGAGCCAGCAGATCCGCCAATTGGAGGAGCGTTTGGGTTTCCGCTTGTTTCATCGGCGCGCCCGTGGCGTGGAGCTGAGTGCCGAGGGGCAGCGCCTGGCCGCCACGGTGGGTGAGGCCTACGGCAGCATCGATGCCGAATTGCAGCGGTTGGACGCGGGCATGATCAGTGGCACCTTGCGCCTGCGCTCGATCCCGTCGTTTCTCGGCAAATGGTTGACCCCGCGTTTGCCGCGCCTGCAGCAGCGCTTTCCGGATATCCAATTGCGCATGGTCGCCGAGGACAGCAGCATCGCCCTGCATGAAGGCGACTTCGACCTGGCCATCGATTTGAATGACGGCAGCTACCCCGGACTGTTATCCACAGCCTTGTTGGACGAGCAGATTTTCCCGGTGTGTGCGCCGAGCCTGCTGCGCGGTCGCCCACCGCTGCATGGCCCGGCCGACCTGGTGCATTTCCCGTTGCTGCATGACATCACCGCCTGGCGTGGGAGTTATGAGTATGCGGAGTGGGAGTTTTACCTGAATGCCATCGGCTACCACGACGCCGATGTGCGCCGTGGCCACACCTTCAATCGCAACCACCTGACCATCGAAGCCGCCATCGCCGGCATGGGCGTGGCGATTGCGCGCCGTACCTTGCTCAACGATGAATTGGAGCGCGGCACCTTGATCGTGCCCTTCGGCCTGGCCGTGCCTAACCATAAACGCTACGTGTTGCTGTATGCGCCGGGTGCGCTGAGCCATCCGGGCGTGCGTGCGGTGCATGATTGGCTGGTGGAAGAAGCGGAGATTTTTCGCGGTTTGCACCCGTTGGGAGAGGGGCAATTGTGA
- a CDS encoding HPF/RaiA family ribosome-associated protein, producing MQIQVNSDNHIESSIRLEEWVRTTIESTLERYEEDLTRVEVYLRDENGDKPGPHDLSCRLEARPKGHQPLSVLHKADTLEQAIDGAATKLDHALEHLFGKLQGKPRAAGKGLPANKVNEGALEAEFEENLQAAINS from the coding sequence ATGCAAATCCAAGTCAATAGCGATAACCATATTGAAAGCAGCATCCGACTGGAGGAGTGGGTACGTACTACCATTGAGAGCACGCTCGAACGCTACGAAGAAGACCTGACCCGAGTGGAGGTCTACCTGCGGGATGAGAACGGTGACAAGCCCGGTCCCCACGATTTGAGTTGCCGCCTGGAAGCACGGCCAAAAGGCCATCAACCACTGTCGGTACTGCACAAGGCCGATACCCTGGAACAGGCGATCGACGGTGCGGCGACCAAGCTGGACCATGCGTTGGAACACCTGTTTGGCAAACTGCAAGGCAAGCCGCGCGCTGCCGGGAAAGGTCTGCCGGCCAACAAAGTGAATGAGGGTGCACTTGAAGCGGAGTTTGAAGAAAACCTGCAGGCGGCTATCAACAGCTGA